The proteins below are encoded in one region of Vulpes lagopus strain Blue_001 chromosome 10, ASM1834538v1, whole genome shotgun sequence:
- the LOC121500165 gene encoding 60S ribosomal protein L23, which translates to MSKRGRGGSSGAKFRISLGLPVGAVINCADNTGAKNLYIISVKGIKGRLNRLPAAGVGDMVMATVKKGKPELRKKVHPAVVIRQRKSYRRKDGVFLYFEDNAGVIVNNKGEMKGSAITGPVAKECADLWPRIASNAGSIA; encoded by the coding sequence ATGTCGAAGCGAGGACGTGGTGGGTCCTCCGGTGCAAAATTCCGGATTTCCCTGGGTCTTCCGGTAGGAGCCGTCATCAATTGTGCTGACAACACAGGAGCCAAAAATCTGTATATTATCTCTGTGAAGGGGATTAAGGGACGCTTGAACAGACTTCCTGCTGCTGGTGTGGGGGACATGGTGATGGCCACAGTGAAGAAAGGCAAACCAGAGCTCAGGAAGAAGGTACATCCAGCAGTGGTGATTCGACAACGAAAATCATACCGGAGAAAAGATGGTGTGTTTCTCTATTTTGAGGATAACGCGGGGGTCATAGTAAATAATAAAGGTGAAATGAAAGGTTCTGCTATTACAGGACCAGTCGCAAAGGAGTGTGCAGACTTGTGGCCCAGGATTGCTTCCAATGCTGGCAGCATTGCATAA
- the TMEM238L gene encoding transmembrane protein 238-like — protein MLLGRRWGRCNPGRCAFLLVLALLLDVVGLVLLLLGILASLDYWDFLVYTGALILAFSLLFWISWYSLNIEEPLEKLDF, from the coding sequence ATGCTCCTGGGGAGGCGGTGGGGAAGATGCAACCCGGGCCGGTGCGCCTTCCTCCTTGTCCTGGCCCTCTTGCTCGATGTCGTGGGCCTGGTGCTTCTGCTACTGGGCATCCTCGCCTCCCTCGATTACTGGGACTTCTTGGTCTACACGGGGGCCCTGATCCTGGCTTTCAGCCTGCTGTTCTGGATCAGCTGGTATTCCCTCAACATCGAGGAACCTCTGGAGAAACTGGACTTTTAG